The Chitinophaga pinensis DSM 2588 region TTACACAATCGCTTTAAAATCTCTTACCGAAGATGAACTTAAGGTGTAAGTACCCCGTTTAGCAAACAGTATTCTTCTGGAGAATCGTTTCTTCAAGAACCATGTTTTTCCACTCTTCTGGGGTAAGATTATTTAATGCTTCATGTGGTCTACGCTGATTGTATTCTTCCAGCCACTCCTCTGTTAACTCTCGTACCTGGTTAAGGTCAAAAAATAAGTATGCATCAAGAACAGCCTCACGATATAGACGGTTAAACCTTTCTATATATCCGTTTTGCATTGGCTTACCTGGCTGGATGTATTGAACGATGATATTATTCGTTTTGCACCATAGGCAAAACTTTGTAGAAGTGAACTCCGGTCCATTATCTACTCGTATACTATTCGGCTTACCACGTGTTGTCAATATTCGGTCCAGTACCCGCGTAACCCTCTTGGCAGATAGGGATGTATCGATCTCAATAGCCAATGCTTCTCTTGAACAGTCATCCATTACATTAAAAGTCCGGAAGCGTCTATTACCAGTCATACTATCACTCATAAAATCCATACTCCAACTAACGTTAATCATTTGTTGCCTGATCAGTGGTTGCTTTATCCGGGCGGGTAATCGTCTTTTCCCTTTCCTACGTTTGTTGAGTTTTAATAGCCTATAAACACGGTAAATCCGTTTATGATTCCATTTATGGCCTGCCCTCCGCAAATAAGAGGATAGCTTCCTGAAGCCGTAATTAGGATGCTTAAAAGCCAATTCCTGCAATGCAATAATAACTGCATTATCATTCTTACGGCTATTGTAATAGAATTGAGATCGTGGAAAGGATACAAGTCTACAGGCCCTACTCACAGAAATACCTTCTTCACTAACCAGCTCATGCGCTATTTGTCTTTGGGTGGCAGGGCCCAGCCTTTTTTGTGAAGAGATCTTTAAGAAGTTGATTATCCAGGGATACATCAGCATACATCCTTTTCAGACGCGCATTTTCTTCTTCTAGATCTTTCAAACGCCTTACATCTGAGGCTTCCATACCTCCATAACGACTCTTCCAATTATAGAAAGTCGCTTCTGAAATGCCGTGTTGTCGGCAGATCTCTTTGGTCGGTATCCCGGATTCTTGTTGTTTAAGGATAGAAACAATCTGGGATTCTGTAAATCTTGTTTTTTTCATGATGAACAGATTAGTTTAAAATTGACACTTTTATCTAATTTTAAACTGTCTGCCGTTAAGGGGTACTTACAGCTTATCTAAAATATCGCTTATAGTAGGATATACTTCAGGATCATTTCTTTTTTTTCGAGGAGGAGGACCTTCTAAGTAGCTACGCTTAATTGCAATTTCAAATACTAATTTTGAATTCATTAAAACTTCCTCACTACCCGTGAAATGATTTAACGCTTTATAAAATTCAACAATGTAAAATGAGCCGTTATCTGTGGGGAAAACATAAGTTTCGCTATACTCATTTTGGGCTCCTGGGGCGTACGGATAAGACATCTTGCTTAAGTAGAAATTACTTTGACGCAGAATTATTAGAATTAGTTCTCACTTTTTTCAATTGGTCAATAATGCCAGAATGTACTATGACACCCTGCATACCATTCATTCTCCTTTCTCTATCAGCAGATATAGCCTGAACTTTTAATGGAAAGGATTGACCAACAACTGAGATCTTTTTGTTAACAACTTTTTTCATAGTACTCAAAAATAACTATTTTTTAGGACATGACCATATCACACTTATATCCGACCCAAATTTTCAAACCATGAGCTCAAACACTTGAACCTTTCGTCTTCGTTAGAATTACCCGCAAATTTAAAATACAAAAAACTCATAATAAACTAGTTAAATATAATTTTTGGGGGTATAATTTCTCTGATTAAGACTCATAATACTTTATTTCCTTCAATTCCAGTACTCATCTCCTAAATCAAGTAGAAAGTTTATTTAAAATCGAATTCTAGTACCTACAGTACAACAACAATGTATTTTTTAAACCAAATATTGATAAAGTGTATCATTTTAGTGTTTTTCCACCTGAAACGGTAATGAAACTTCTTTGAATGAGAGTCAACATATCATAATATTGAGCAATTCGCTGAAAACAATTAAATCCTGTAACACTTGGTTCGCTAATTGTCCCGTTCTGGGTACATTTTAAAAGCCTTTCAAGTGAAAACTTGGGAGGCTTTTTTGTTTGATATCATTTCTGCATACGTGCTTTTTAATTTGTGGAACGGTGTCCCACAAGTTGAAAAATAGCCCAATAACTCGCAGCAGATTCACAATTACTATGCAACTAAATTCTCAATTTCTGAGGCGGCAATGATAAATATTTAAACAAAGATTAAACACTTTATGCTAAAGCTATTCGTTGAAAACCATTAACTCCTGTAACAATGGCTTCCCACCCTGGAAGAAGCCATGCTGGTGATGAAAGGTAAAGTGATGGTCAACCTGGATAAGAGTTACAACTGTCTGGAGGAGACCTATGCCGTACTTGAAAAAACAGGTACTGTGGATCAGGGTATATTGAAAGGTCAGATAGCACCGGCAGTGCTGCAAACGGAACACGCTGCTGTTATTGCGAAAGCATTGTACATGCCTATTATCAGTCTGGATGATAGTAACGCTGCTGCTAATATTCATGAATGCCTGAACCAATTACATCCCGCAGCATTTGAATTTGTTTTCAAAAAAGATACTGCTGCAATTTTGTCCAATCTCCCTAAAAAGAATTGCAGGATTTGGGTAAACTCCCTGTGGAGTAGCCTGAATGGAGGACATTATGATGATATGGCTTTTGACGATGGGAATACAAAAGATAGCTGGGATTGGCTCTTATCAAAAGGGTTTACAATCTTTCAGACAGACAGACCAGCCACACTGTTGGCCTATCTCCAAAAAAAAGGGTTGCACAAATAGTGCAACCTTTTCCTGGGGCCGGTTTTGTTCCACTAAAACCGAATATTTTTTATCACTTTCGCTAATAACTCTGCAATAATCTCACACCCTTTATCTGAGGGATGTATACCATCATAAGTCACATCTACTGCTTTTAACGGATAAGGATATTTATCTCCCACAGTATATGGTATGTTGATATAATCAGGATAAGCATATTCTTTGTATTCACGCGTTTGCGGATCTCTGAGGTATTTAAACTTCACGGCCTGGCTGATCTCCAGTCTTGGCTCACTGTAAAGGTCCACGATCTCCATATTTTCTGCTTTTCCGATTGCCTTCACCACATTCACAAAAGCCTCCAGACTCTGTCCCTCCTGATCTTTATAAGATCCCCAGCTATTAACCTTGTTATTAAGAATGTAAACAAAATCCCCACGCTGCATAGGCGTCATCAGTATAATATGCGCTTTAGGATTGAGGCTACGTAACCTGTCAATAATCACTCTGAAAGCCCCACTCACAGTACCGATACCCGTGTTGTTGGTGTAATCATCCAAAGTACCGGGTTTTACTCCTAGCCACCAGTCATTCGTACCGAGAAATATCGTATATACATCTGAAGGTTTCAGATCGAATTGATCTATTTTGTAGGCAATTTCAACACTTGTCCAGTAATTGTGGCCATGATTGATATATGTCAGACCTGGTACCAGTTCCGTAGTTCTGGTTATCCAACCTTTTTCAACCCGGTTATCACTCTCCTCAAGGTGGTCATTTAAATAAGTAAAGGAATCGCCAATTGCTGTCCAGGTAATTCCTTTCATTGGCATAAAGGAGCCTAGTACCACTGGTAACAGCAGTAATAATAGTCTACGAACTTTCATCATATCTATGTTTATAACATATATACGAAAAACGATGTGTTTGGTTTCCAAGTTCGTTCTGCTAACTATACCCCCATTTTATTTGCTATAATATCAGGCATTTACGTACTATGTTAACAACAAAATCGGGGGTATTACGCTGTAAACTACCGGGTCAGATCTCCCGATTATTCCTAATTATAAAAAAATTAACATTCTCTGACATAACAACACCACACATAACCAGATAATTTATTGACAACCACAAAAACGCTTAAATTCGTACTTCCATTAACGTAGGTAGACTTCGGCTTTGCTTTTGAATTTATAAAGTCCATATTTGTATCGCCAAAACAGCCAATATTCAAAAATACAATGCGTACATTCTTAATTATCATATTGACCATCTGGACATCTGGCTGTCACGCGCAGACAAGAAAACCGCAAGCTTTTAAGAAGACAACGTATAGCTACATATACAGTGAATTATACCAGCAAACAACTGATACGATAGCAACTGAAGAAGAACCAATTGATATCTATTTCTTCTGTGACCATCTTAAATTGCCTTACCGTCTGCCCAAAAAGTTGACAGACAAACAATATGCAGGCAAGACAATTTCGGACAATAATCCCCATGCCGGAAGTAACGTTCAAAGTAATTGGTCAAATACTTATTCTTATGATAGTATCGGGCGGTTAACAAACTTTTCCTATTCCAGCTGTATTGCCTGTTCCAGCTTCCCTTTCAGTTATGCTATTACCTATAACGGCAAAGGACAGATAGCAAGCATTGTTAATAAACTCGGCTTAAAAGAAAGGTTTGAATTCCAGTATAATGTCGCGGGTGACATTATAAAATTAGCCAAATATTCCTCTGAATTGTTAGAAATAGAGATTACATCAATTCATTGATTCATTATTCAATTATCTTGCTTATTTGACTATTTGTTCCTCCTTTTTAAGGTTACAAAGCCACTTTGGCTTCCTTATTTATGATTGATAGTCTTTTTCCTAAAACCTCGCCTTCCCCCTTACCGCTTCCTTTTCCCATCTTTTCTGTATCCCGAATAATCCAATCCAATAAGGTACAAAAAGAGGAAACATGATCCCAACAAACAAACCTCTTATCCCTGCACTTAACACCATGAATATTATAAATGCCAACCACAAAAGACCAATACCCAGATTAAAACGAATGGCTCTTCTTCTTTCCAGCCACACAACGACTCCCATCAGCATACAGAGTATACCTGGTATAAATTGCCCTATATTAGTTCCTGTACGGAAAGCAGTAGCGTACCGGGGATCATAGGCCATCGTATCATTTGTATCAAATGCTGTTGCCAATGAGACCGCATAGCACAACATAATAAAACCGAAAACCATCACTGCCCACATATAGGTCGTTAACCATTTAGGCATAAGATCCCGCCGACGGGGCATAAGCTGACTTTCAAACTCTTTGTCGAAAATTGTCTCTGATTGATTCATAGTATATTTTTAATACTACCTTACTTGTCCACTCAAAGTTCCCACTTTAGGATTCAAGGCATCCTGGTATACTATTTCAAAAGTCACTTCACTGTAGACAGGCATATTACCTATTTTTGCAGGATTCCAGTCCCCGCTCGTCTTTTGGATTTGCCTGATAAACTCATTACTATGTTCTTCTGCAATCCCATTGACAATATTAATACGTTCTATTTCGCCCCGGTCTGTAACTACGAATTTGGCCAGGAATGTCGCCGCATGTTTAACCGGATAGACAGCATACAACTTACCGAATATCATGTTATAAAGCGATTGCTCTTTTTTATAACGAGGTGTAAGATACCTGTTGGCGACATAAAGCGTATGACCATTAAAACCAGCCGTTGTATCAGGTCGCTGACGTTCACTATACACCGTTTCAGATACAAAACGGTATGGGCTACGGTTCACTTCATAAAATACCAGCGAAGTATCCGTCAGCTCTTCAACAATGTAGCTGGAATTTCCGATAGTCAGAACCGGATCATTAAACGACCAATAGTAGATACTTCCATTCCAGGCAGCGCTACTACCCATAAGGAGCTTTTCTTTCGTAAAAGTATATCGGCCGTAGTAGGTATTGGGTTCCTCCTGCGGCGCAGAAAGATGTTCAATCGAAGTCCTGATCCATGTCTTTTGCAAAGCTTTGTTTCGTGATTGCGACTGAACCAACAAAGGGGATACCGATAATATCATTAAGGCAATTAATACTTTATTACGCCTTAGACATGCTAATTTCATAATGCAATTAATTTAATACACTTCCAATATCACCGTCTCCTTCTTATTAAACAAAAACTTCTCCCCCACTCCCTTATTCAACAACAACTTCGCCAACGGCGCCTGCGGAGAAAGAAAGAACACTAACTGCCCATCTACCTCCTGCTTCCCAAGTCCTGTCCCAATAAAAAACGAATGCTCCGCACATCTCACAAAAGCGCCTGCCTGGGCCTTCGTATACAGCACATTCACATGTATCTTCTGCAACTGATCCAGGTCCTTTATATTCTCCGCCTGTTGCCGGGAATACATATCCTTTTCCAGGTGCCCCATTGCTCTCCCTGTCTCATACTTATCACCTGCCGAACTTTTCTCTTCCCCATTAGCCGCTGCCTGTGCATTGTCAATCGCCGCTTTGGTCATGGCAATACGCTCCGTGATCTGCAACTCTCCTGCTTTCTTTAAACTGTTTTTAAAAGCAATCATTTCCTGGTTTGTCATAAACAGGTCTATTTCCGGACCTTCCAGATACTAACTGGTCCTTAGATAATTTTGATATTCTTTTGATAACACCGTCCCTACTTTGAAATACATATCCGGATATTCGTTTTCATATTCCTTTTCTAATACAGCTTCATTAAAATAAGCCTTCAGTTCTTCGTTTGTATGTCTACTCCAGTCTGTTTTCTTTTGCGCATGTTTACCTCTGTCTTCCGTTGCATAAATAAACGGAAACGAAAACTCTCTTTGTATTGACAGTTTACCAGCTTTTATCTCAGCTTCTGAGTCATTGATGAGGGTGTGAATTGACGCATCTCCTGATACCGACAGACAAGTACTTTTCTTCATTCCTTTCCCTTTGATAAAAAACACCTCGGCTACCTCCAAATTACCGCTGATCTGCGCCAGATTGTCTTTATGATCAGGATACCGCGTCCACATATTTTTTGTCTCCACATTTCCTGCAATCAGACCTTCACGAAAACTTAATACCTGACACCTGACATTTCCCAATACCACCGGCTGAGACAAACGCAGATCATCTCTTTCAGCAATGTATTTGTAATATACACCCCAAAAAATTTCATCGAACACATTGAGGGCCTCCGTCTCTATATCTCCATCGTAAACAGGAAAAAGACTTTCATCAAATATTCCCTTGTCTTTCGATTTTTCGTACAATACTTCCAGCTTATTACCTGCTGGCAACATCTCTTTTAAATCCTTGTAAGCTATAATCTTTAACTTATTTTCGTTGATCATTGTTGTATGTGCTTAATGAATATAGGGGTTTTATACTGGCATATTCAGAGGATGAAAATATAAGTTTTGTAGGAGAAATCATGCTTTATAGTCATCAATATTGTTAAATTTTGTCCCCTTGAGCTAAAAAATTTTCAAATAGGTATTCCATATTTATCTTCACTTACCAGATAAATACCTATGTTCAAGTTTAGCTATACCGTCAGACTATACCTTATCTCCTTATTCTTTTTCTTTGGTTTGCAAACATTTGCGCAATCTTCCTTCCAGTTGAAAGAGGGTCGCGGAACTAAAACCTGTGTCGCCTGCGAGGCTGTGCTAAAAGAAAAACCCGATGAGGTGCTTTATGGTATCCAGCTCGATGGAGATGATATCATTTTCAGCACCAATAGCATTGCCTGGTTTTACAAACTCTTCAATCAGCCAGGTATGGGTATGACAGTAGACCTCATTGCCCGCAGCCGTTACAGTTGTAATACAGCTCCACCGCAGCATGATCTTACCAATGGTTTCGTCATTAAACCCCTCTATCGCGATGAATTACTTAAAAAAGCCGACACTATAGGAGGAAACGTAGAAATTAAAATAGGCAAAGTGCCTGTTCATCTCCGGAATGAAATATTGGAAGGCAATCTTGTAATCATTAACAATGGAAACCTCTGTACCTACTGGCAATCGGTAAATATTGACCGCGGCAGCCTGGATCTGTTACCAATGGGTTTTTATACAGATACCCTGTTCCAAATGGACATGACCGACCACTCAGATACGGCTGCGCGCATCCTCTATACTGTTAAAAAGACGATTACTGTTCCTTTTAAAAAAGGGACTGCCGCGTTTCAAACAGAGGACTTACTCCTGCTACGGAAGACATTGGGTGCAGGCAATTATAGCGTACGACACCTTGAATTACGTGCCTATTCCTCGGTAGATGGTCCGGAGGAGGTCAACCGCCAGCTGATGCAAAAACGTGCTACAGCCGTACAGAATGCTATTACTGGCATTGCTCCCGGCAAATTCGCTGCTACCATCATTCCCGCGGAAAACTGGATTGAGTTTAACCGTGATGTGCTTCCAAAACTGCCACAACTCACAGGACTATCCAAGAAAGCAGTTAAACAACAACTACAGGACAAAACACTGTTAAGTCAGATAGAACCGATCCTCGCCACACACCGGAAAGCCGTCATTACCGTCTGGCTGGATAACAACACCCGTGTAGGCGATCTGACTAATGAAGCGCTTGTCCCTGCCTTTAATGCATCTGTGAAAGAAAAGAGATTAGCTGACAGCCGAAGGATAGTCAAAGAAATTGCCGTGCGTATTGCCGAAAACAGACTACCCGATTATTACATCGATATGTTGAAAGTACCCACTTCAATAGACTACGATGACCTGTTATCTGACCTGGCAGTGTACCGGTATAATCTCGGACAGATTTTTGAAACAGATGCATTAGAAACGCTCTATGACCTCAGGAAACACACACCAGCCGATCCTTATCTGAACTACAATATCTGTGTACTTGAACTGAACGCGTTGAAATACGGTAATTTTCCAGATATCAGTACGGAGAAACTGGCAATAACCATCAACTCACTGGGTAAACTGGGTATACATCCATCGCTTGTTAAACGTATGCTGCTCAATTATCAAATCGTACTGGCCGGCCAATATATGCGGCGTTCACAATATGATGAAAAAGATCAAGCGGTTGAATATATCAATGAAGCTTTTGAAACGCTGACACTCAATGACCAGGAACGCTATTCACTCGCCAAATTCTTTACCGAATACGGACGCAAAGACCTTGCTATGAGTATCATTCTTCCCCGTGTAAGTCAACTCGACACTTCCGAGGATATTATCTTTTACTTCATTAATCTCTGTTTCTTCGACAGCACTTACTATGAAAGCGCGCCTTTCTCTAATGCCGTATTAAACGCTGCAAACATTAACAGGGCCCGGTTCTGTCAGTTCTTCCAACCCGCCGAAAATGGGGGCGCCAGCATTCAGTTACTGGAAACGGAAATACTGCGGAAATATCATTGTGATAACTGTCCGCAATAATAAACAGGAGATTAGGTAATACATGTACTGTACGAGAATAGCGGACCAGTCACCAAACTCTACAAATAGTAACACAAATAAAATAGCCTGCCGGTGTTGACTACCAGCAGGCTATAATAATTATCCTACCTTATGCGTAATAATAATATTTTCTGATATCACGCTCTTCCAGTCTGCCTTCATTATCCACATAGCTGATCACAAATTCCAGTTGCGATTGTTCATTGTATTCATTACGATACACCATTTTGCTTAATACCTCATTGAACTCAACATGCCAATACGCTACTGCCATTTCTTTGTTCATATGATCATACGTCTTCACGGTCTTTGTTTGAATATCCATACCAAGCCTGTCCATGTATTGCTTATCAAAATGAGCGATCTCGTATTCCATGTGTGTTTCCCTTAACATGGCATATAATGCCTCCATATCATAATATCCGGTAATAAAATCCGCATTCGAAGTAAATGATCCGAGCTCTGTCACCACATTCCCATCCCAGATATTTTCATCCACTTTATACAGTATCATACGACCATCATATCGTCCATAATACTCGGTCTTCAGTAACTTTTTATCATCATAGTAAAAGTACTTCCGCTGCTGGGCAAGGTATTGTGCGTCCTTATACTTATGTACAATCTGCTCTTCTGTCAACAGCTTGCTTTCACCATAGAGATAGATCACCTGCTCTGCAAACTGTTCATCCCGGAATGTGGTTTTTGATTCCAATACTCCATACTGATAAGTAAACACACTTCTGAGTACTGTCCCTTCTTCAGATACGCTTTTCTCAGCTACTTTAAGTCCGTCACGATACTCGTAACTCGCACTCGTTTTGATATTATGCCGGACGCTATGTGATTGCTCATATATCAGCATCCCCTTTTCATATTTTTCTTCACGGATATGCCATGCTTCATCCAACTTATGCCAGTTGCCTGTTCCCAATAACTGCCGCCCCTTTAAAAGGAAAGCATCGTAAGTGCTGGTCCCGTGCTGGTACCTCGCGATACGGAGATGTTGTTCCGAATAATCATAAACCTGTAAAGTTCCTCCGTCATTCTCCTCACTCTTGATCTTTTCGGCTATTGCAATGATCTGCCCTTCTTCATTGTAAAATGTTTCTTTTATGGCAGTAGTATCCGCATCCCGGTAAATTTCCTTCCAAAGGCGCATCTGGTATATATTTTATTACAATATAATAAAATATACATTGCAGGAGAAAGTGAGTACAGAAATAGGGCTTGGCACCTATACCGGCCTTTAGGCGTAATCTCCCTGCGGAATGGGCTCTTCTATCAGCACAGCCCCATTTTTATCCAGATATGTACACACCATCCTTTCCGTATCGATCACCCATTTTTCCACACCTGCATTCGCTGCCTGCTGACAGAAAGTGAGAAAATCCGTCTGCCCTTGCTGATGAATGGCAATCGTATGCCGCAAAGCTGCTGCTGAAGAACTGCTGTTGATCTCTTGGGGATCATAGATCGGTATGCTCTCTACCTGGTGGTTATCATCCCCGTAGTAAACGGTAGTACCATCCTGTACCAGGTATTCATAACGCCGCAGTCCCATTCCTTTAATTTCCTGTACATAGCGGGGAAAATCTGCGCCCGTTTTAACTTTTGCGTGTGCCGCTTTTAATTGCTGTAATGTAAACATATGTGAATGATTGTGCAGCAAAATTATCCATCCCGGGCCTTTCTTACGTGAAACGTTTACGATCTTTTGAAAATCTTCCCCCATTTTTTCAAACCGCCACTCTCTTTCTTATCCTGCCCCAACAAATAAGCATACGGCTGCATCACAGGTATATGATCAAAAATCACCTTCATCATGCCCATCAATGGAATCGCCATCACCATGCCTGGAATGCCCCACAACAATTCCCCCGCTACTAATCCGACAATTGTCGCCATCGGATTGATGTCTACACCAGAACCTACTACCAGCGGCTCTAACAGGTAAGACTGAATAAACTGTACCAGTCCATAAGTGATCAGAATGCCTGTTACCAGCGTCATGTCTCCACCCTGTACCAAAGACATCAACAAGGTTAATGCTGTTCCCGTAAGATTACCTACGAATGGAATGATCTCCAGCAGGCCACAAAGAATGGCGAAAAAGAAAGCATTCTTTACACCGACAATAGTAAATCCAATGCCATACATCACCCACAGGAAGATGATCATCAACAACAAGCCCTTCAGATATTGCTGTGCTGTTTCCTGCGTCTTATGCATACAAGCCACTGCCTTTTCTTTTTCACTATGTGGCACCAAACGCACGATAAATCCCTTGATACGCCCCCTGAAAAAAGTAAATAAAAACACGTATACCAATACCAGCAAAAAATCAGTCAGAAAACCGCCAAATCCGCTGATAATACCTGTCAACACCGAACTGGCCTTACCAGCGGAAGATTCCTGCTGTTCTTTGAGCATTTGCGCCTGTTTCTCCTGACTAATCCCGTATTCAGTACTTAACCATCCCCTTAACTGCTGATACTTTTCCATCATTTGTTGCTCCAGCTGTGAGGCATTCTCTGCAATGTCTGATACCTGCCAGCTCACAAATAATACCACCAGCACCAGGAATCCAACAAAAAGTAATAAAGACAACAGGATGGCCACTGCGTTATTTATACCTTTTGTACACAACCACTTACTGACGGGCAATAACAACATAGCTAAAAGTCCGGCAAATGCGATAGGAACAAAGAAGGGTTTCCCATAAACCAGGATCAGCACAACCAGTGTTAATATCATCAGAATAGCAGCAGCATTGATAGCTTTTGTACGGTAAATCATAATGGGTAAGCATCAGTTAATACCATATCAGTCGCAACAACGATGCCATGCACTTTTACCCGTTTGTCAGTCCGGACAATATAGCCGATACGGATGAGGCAGGCTTACCATTATTCTCTGAAACATTGTAGCTTAGTTGAAAATAATCATCTTGAAAACCATTATCACCTTATTAAAATTCCTGCTGCTGAGTGAGTACCCCTCCGGCTCTGCCATCAGTTACTATAAAGACCAGCTGTATATCATCGGCGATGATGCCAGTACACTCCTGGTACTCGACAGTAATTATCACGAGGTACGTACTGTTCCCTTCTTTCATTATAATGAAAAACGGATCCCCAAAGCGCAAAAAGCAGATCTTGAAACAGCTGTCATAATCGGTAAAGACGGGCAGAAAAACCTGCTTGCGTTGGGATCTGCGGCCACCAGGGAAAGAGAACAGATCATACTATACCCTCTTGATACTACGGATAGTCAGCCAACCTATATTTCTTCCACTTCCTTTATCCAACGCCTGCAACAAATACCTGAAATTAATATTGAAGGCGCCACCCTGGCAGGCCAACACCTGATTCTGAGCAACCGTGGCAACGAAAGTAATCCCATCAATCACCTTATTATCACGACACCCGATTTCTGGCAATATCCCGAAAAGGCGCCTCTCCACATTTCAGCCATCAACATTCCTTTTGCGCTTCCAGGATTTGCCGGCATCTCGGAATTGTGTTATATAGAACAGGAAGACCTGTTATTGGTCCTGCTCTCCAGTGAAGCAACCGGAAATGCCTACGATGACGGTGCCATTGGCG contains the following coding sequences:
- a CDS encoding IS3 family transposase (programmed frameshift); protein product: MKKTRFTESQIVSILKQQESGIPTKEICRQHGISEATFYNWKSRYGGMEASDVRRLKDLEEENARLKRMYADVSLDNQLLKDLFTKKRLGPATQRQIAHELVSEEGISVSRACRLVSFPRSQFYYNSRKNDNAVIIALQELAFKHPNYGFRKLSSYLRRAGHKWNHKRIYRVYRLLKLNKRRKGKRRLPARIKQPLIRQQMINVSWSMDFMSDSMTGNRRFRTFNVMDDCSREALAIEIDTSLSAKRVTRVLDRILTTRGKPNSIRVDNGPEFTSTKFCLWCKTNNIIVQYIQPGKPMQNGYIERFNRLYREAVLDAYLFFDLNQVRELTEEWLEEYNQRRPHEALNNLTPEEWKNMVLEETILQKNTVC
- a CDS encoding DUF4996 domain-containing protein, which gives rise to MLVMKGKVMVNLDKSYNCLEETYAVLEKTGTVDQGILKGQIAPAVLQTEHAAVIAKALYMPIISLDDSNAAANIHECLNQLHPAAFEFVFKKDTAAILSNLPKKNCRIWVNSLWSSLNGGHYDDMAFDDGNTKDSWDWLLSKGFTIFQTDRPATLLAYLQKKGLHK
- a CDS encoding SGNH/GDSL hydrolase family protein — its product is MMKVRRLLLLLLPVVLGSFMPMKGITWTAIGDSFTYLNDHLEESDNRVEKGWITRTTELVPGLTYINHGHNYWTSVEIAYKIDQFDLKPSDVYTIFLGTNDWWLGVKPGTLDDYTNNTGIGTVSGAFRVIIDRLRSLNPKAHIILMTPMQRGDFVYILNNKVNSWGSYKDQEGQSLEAFVNVVKAIGKAENMEIVDLYSEPRLEISQAVKFKYLRDPQTREYKEYAYPDYINIPYTVGDKYPYPLKAVDVTYDGIHPSDKGCEIIAELLAKVIKNIRF
- a CDS encoding DUF1398 domain-containing protein; this encodes MFTLQQLKAAHAKVKTGADFPRYVQEIKGMGLRRYEYLVQDGTTVYYGDDNHQVESIPIYDPQEINSSSSAAALRHTIAIHQQGQTDFLTFCQQAANAGVEKWVIDTERMVCTYLDKNGAVLIEEPIPQGDYA
- a CDS encoding AI-2E family transporter, which produces MIYRTKAINAAAILMILTLVVLILVYGKPFFVPIAFAGLLAMLLLPVSKWLCTKGINNAVAILLSLLLFVGFLVLVVLFVSWQVSDIAENASQLEQQMMEKYQQLRGWLSTEYGISQEKQAQMLKEQQESSAGKASSVLTGIISGFGGFLTDFLLVLVYVFLFTFFRGRIKGFIVRLVPHSEKEKAVACMHKTQETAQQYLKGLLLMIIFLWVMYGIGFTIVGVKNAFFFAILCGLLEIIPFVGNLTGTALTLLMSLVQGGDMTLVTGILITYGLVQFIQSYLLEPLVVGSGVDINPMATIVGLVAGELLWGIPGMVMAIPLMGMMKVIFDHIPVMQPYAYLLGQDKKESGGLKKWGKIFKRS
- a CDS encoding DUF6929 family protein: MKTIITLLKFLLLSEYPSGSAISYYKDQLYIIGDDASTLLVLDSNYHEVRTVPFFHYNEKRIPKAQKADLETAVIIGKDGQKNLLALGSAATREREQIILYPLDTTDSQPTYISSTSFIQRLQQIPEINIEGATLAGQHLILSNRGNESNPINHLIITTPDFWQYPEKAPLHISAINIPFALPGFAGISELCYIEQEDLLLVLLSSEATGNAYDDGAIGDSYIAWVTHFNEKLNIRDICLDGITNLSEIDPAFKGEKMEGICIAAVKNNEWYLHLVADNDKGASKIFYIKMAPDQLHPYKKK